A genomic region of candidate division TA06 bacterium contains the following coding sequences:
- a CDS encoding response regulator, with protein sequence MRASLNRVLSSGFTSRLLRRSQEKNRKRVVPVDVSHAKDERVLLVENEEEARVLPERMLRESGYHVFAARNAKEAFDVFERRNGDFRILLTDVALRHENGTKVVDRLLAKQAEETKDRRTIEERTYGFLQKPYVLPELLKAFRECVGGVNLQMLLLTLITELTELNNGHNET encoded by the coding sequence TTGAGAGCCAGCCTGAACAGGGTTCTGTCTTCAGGATTTACTTCCCGGCTGCTTCGGCGGTCGCAGGAGAAGAACAGAAAAAGGGTCGTTCCAGTCGATGTGTCTCACGCCAAGGACGAGAGAGTCTTGCTTGTGGAGAATGAAGAAGAGGCGAGGGTTCTTCCGGAGCGGATGCTTCGTGAGAGTGGATATCACGTATTTGCGGCGAGGAATGCAAAGGAAGCGTTCGATGTCTTTGAGAGAAGAAATGGCGACTTTCGTATCCTCCTTACCGATGTTGCTTTGCGTCATGAGAATGGTACGAAGGTCGTGGATCGGCTTCTTGCTAAGCAGGCTGAGGAAACAAAGGATCGACGGACTATTGAAGAGAGAACCTATGGTTTTCTGCAAAAGCCATATGTCCTGCCAGAACTACTCAAGGCGTTCAGAGAATGCGTGGGAGGAGTCAATCTGCAAATGCTTCTTCTTACACTGATTACAGAATTGACCGAGCTGAACAATGGCCACAATGAAACATAG